A stretch of the Massilia sp. W12 genome encodes the following:
- a CDS encoding papain-like cysteine protease family protein: MLTLQKSFKFDGHTKDGRFSTLKVEVNYALWEYQNNAESAYIAQRQSNASHSLEFIQQAGDGTYRLDLPAAHLCGANGAAFAAYMQQVLQAQNPNLDDVLFNFDVLFSDLESGAVVGGQHLQALLLMKNPRSYAQALNGKDEAGGAHALAQPDAQPARAAPGIAPSNLYLLSKSGFDALQTEFSALTGYHEEGVFFGLVRQMLDYLDERSHTPLFLNEATLARMAAVLEDRGVPKARAGLDMLKKRFDKLFDFPLHVSEIRMLEVGGRLQLKPRDDKEQVGRDDFALYQVALEYSALASGNQAGFVSQTLDWSAQNGTVEQDSLSFAFADTQAIIANAVHSLVHVVVKAYDGAVVWSRSYKKDDPTLRKLNIVCALQRPNKLQEAETRRRASNKKLRGKLIAVNSSVSLKDVTVMVQARDSAQAAWRVVSAGKTDAFGNFVLPYPWGVYQAAQAVVELTPNSPAPIPVDPQAPDEACIADDFLYLMVQDIDEPPHAHDGGDDCGCKQPKNAPRLPDHNDLINSNEYSQDLGGSCMNLSTPNRTLREFNYQAIVRTSDPDVANYTLKKLPNGGYELSGGAAKLKRATVDLNNPIQWQDAPTAQANLSLYQAVTVATGHVLHFKSEFRADGYSLGDLLYSLALAPGQKKQVVVFDSQHSLRGAESQSLSQGERLSAGISDEREIVDQLGGGISEALRGSSNASTSGVSAGLGASGSAGFFGASLGVAGGYANANSQASQNSARNVSQYFSEKLRQSIMQNANSYRQLNATVVTSVNEGQHYSAQTEVVANHNHCHPLTMMYFEVLRHFAVYQELVDVEECIFVPLLMTNFTPHNINKWRDVLSRHMLPLHANTYLQPRMALGMGRNHPLLKAFDANDRILTNYANVDFPATTYDDEKIRDVKGELTLRVHLPRPKTRYDFVKSAPVISKTEYHKESDAGSVAKSVFLGILTGGLSLLAGDDGSKTVAEQVLARAKLFDAFMQMDANFETAPPAKCMRVVNFRAVSVKIWGANVSITAADFFEDSILDRHAWKAYATILGYADPIDMLEYYFKGRLIAEWDGIFYHDIVPVVYRRLIEQLHLDYVNADWTALTNYKGGEHLMRVAFSGSTQFKRKQLPDDIFLKCNNVAIKQIADQIKFVLETARITYATQHFHGVLFNGRVNNDLLDASGAKLYIPESEDEKRNPKKEDAYLVQKLVEHLNSNLEHYNKALWFNLDHDRRFMLLDGFHIQIYDTNGQPAGYRALASVVKNQLLSIVGNSLVFPVAAGYKISKSYIVEHNEQGDEEHVSLLEHYRPSLPAAPYRISVPSRGVFLEAVKGVCNACEPVEENTSQDWTKFTTDEPTPILPLSAPTPSITDYKPSYKDFAAPIVNIQSAPGLPAPGAGLAGLGELLGKAGIFNDITGLQGNQENALKTLQSNNENVRALAETSKGLVSQERNTSNSDKIMNALKKAKDSGGITQQEYGSLLKSHLQQLIDGGDGQKAEAEKHKPSLTEAAVKAAEQGKTVKAQKVGPEGGVESVTIEGAAPEKVLAEVKGAIPLLKQENNMACWATVATMMVNWQKQQSLSVPEVLASAGAIYLQKFNDKKGLSAGEKPAFLNVLGMQGEAPASYTVQQYIDWVNAYGPLWVTTDSSDASGKFSPHARILVKISGTGAADGVGTNFTFIDPASGSKTTESFAKFVAAYEQMVTDNPSDNLFVQIVHFASKAGAGKPGEGEGGPVEGAASVDKDARRTPAEISSQLSKYSGHAAGATVKIVADYVKSKLENVWNGKGGIIGMVDHGEHQKLVEYLGTNAVPATYSSAADKAKTIAAESFAAWDGKNPATDPDPSTWAYNRSFSDGGLPYCVMRFYKLVKPGYAKDYFPILAHEICHYLLFQSEALIEADTRDFLFDANVAQADRAAGAVARNRFIQEVVGRRLNYLVHKEIDVPATPDSATPAQIGKMAAEWAMKQTNGVDYYQKIHDFLQKLPNDAARRNQLGIWLQNFWSKVTMFDNQAFATKLAGDLNLAGEFLKKADDATYAAEKSDGIH, encoded by the coding sequence ATGCTAACCCTGCAAAAAAGCTTTAAGTTTGACGGCCACACCAAAGATGGCCGCTTTTCCACCCTCAAAGTCGAAGTCAATTACGCTCTGTGGGAATATCAGAATAATGCGGAGAGCGCCTACATCGCGCAGCGTCAATCCAATGCCAGCCATAGCCTGGAATTCATCCAGCAGGCCGGCGATGGCACATACCGGCTGGATCTGCCGGCGGCCCATTTGTGCGGGGCCAATGGAGCGGCGTTCGCCGCGTATATGCAGCAGGTGTTACAGGCGCAAAATCCGAATCTGGATGATGTGCTGTTCAATTTTGATGTGCTGTTTTCTGATCTGGAAAGCGGCGCCGTGGTGGGAGGGCAGCATCTGCAAGCGCTGCTGCTGATGAAAAATCCGCGCAGCTATGCGCAGGCGCTGAACGGCAAAGATGAGGCCGGCGGCGCACATGCGCTGGCGCAGCCAGACGCGCAGCCTGCGCGCGCGGCGCCGGGGATTGCGCCTTCCAATTTGTATCTGCTGTCAAAAAGCGGCTTTGATGCGCTGCAAACCGAATTCTCCGCTCTCACCGGCTATCACGAAGAAGGGGTGTTTTTTGGCCTGGTGCGGCAAATGCTGGACTATCTCGACGAGCGCAGCCACACGCCGCTGTTTTTGAACGAGGCGACGCTGGCGCGCATGGCGGCGGTGTTGGAAGATCGCGGCGTGCCCAAGGCGCGCGCCGGCTTGGATATGTTGAAAAAGCGTTTCGACAAGCTGTTTGATTTCCCCCTGCATGTGAGCGAGATTCGCATGCTGGAAGTGGGCGGACGTTTGCAACTCAAGCCGCGCGACGATAAGGAGCAAGTCGGGCGCGATGATTTTGCGCTGTATCAAGTGGCGCTTGAATATTCCGCGCTGGCGTCCGGCAATCAAGCCGGCTTTGTCAGCCAAACCCTGGATTGGAGCGCGCAAAACGGGACAGTCGAGCAAGACAGCCTCAGCTTTGCTTTTGCCGATACACAGGCGATTATCGCGAATGCGGTGCACAGCCTGGTGCATGTGGTGGTCAAGGCGTATGACGGCGCGGTGGTGTGGAGCCGTTCATATAAAAAAGATGATCCCACCTTGCGCAAGCTCAATATTGTGTGCGCCTTGCAGCGGCCAAACAAATTGCAGGAAGCCGAAACCCGGCGCCGCGCCAGCAATAAAAAATTGCGCGGCAAGCTGATAGCAGTCAACAGCAGTGTGTCGCTCAAAGATGTCACCGTGATGGTGCAGGCGCGCGACAGCGCACAGGCGGCCTGGCGCGTGGTGAGCGCCGGCAAGACCGATGCGTTTGGCAACTTTGTCCTGCCCTATCCCTGGGGTGTGTATCAGGCGGCGCAGGCTGTGGTGGAATTGACGCCCAACAGCCCGGCCCCGATTCCGGTTGATCCGCAGGCCCCGGATGAAGCCTGCATTGCCGACGATTTCCTGTACCTGATGGTGCAAGACATCGATGAGCCGCCGCATGCGCATGACGGCGGCGATGATTGCGGCTGCAAGCAGCCGAAAAATGCGCCGCGCCTGCCTGACCATAATGACTTGATCAACTCGAATGAATATTCGCAAGATCTGGGCGGCTCGTGCATGAATCTGTCTACCCCGAACCGCACCTTGCGTGAATTCAATTACCAGGCGATTGTGCGCACCTCCGACCCGGATGTGGCGAACTACACTTTGAAGAAATTGCCGAATGGCGGCTATGAATTAAGCGGCGGCGCGGCCAAGCTCAAGCGCGCCACGGTGGATTTGAACAATCCGATTCAATGGCAGGATGCGCCGACGGCGCAAGCCAATTTGAGCCTGTATCAAGCGGTGACGGTGGCTACCGGCCATGTGTTGCATTTCAAATCTGAATTCCGCGCCGATGGCTATTCGCTGGGCGATTTGCTGTATTCGCTGGCGCTGGCGCCGGGACAGAAAAAACAGGTGGTGGTGTTTGACTCGCAGCACAGCTTGCGCGGCGCGGAAAGCCAGAGCTTGAGCCAGGGCGAGCGCTTGAGCGCAGGTATCAGCGATGAGCGTGAAATCGTCGATCAATTGGGCGGCGGCATCAGCGAAGCGCTGCGCGGCAGCAGCAATGCCAGCACCAGCGGGGTCAGCGCGGGCTTGGGCGCTTCCGGTTCTGCCGGCTTTTTCGGCGCCTCGCTCGGCGTGGCTGGCGGTTATGCGAATGCGAATTCGCAAGCATCGCAAAACAGCGCACGCAATGTCTCGCAGTATTTCAGTGAAAAACTGCGGCAGTCGATTATGCAAAACGCCAACAGCTATCGTCAGCTGAATGCGACGGTGGTGACGTCTGTCAATGAGGGACAGCATTATTCAGCGCAAACCGAAGTGGTGGCCAACCATAATCACTGCCATCCGCTGACCATGATGTATTTTGAAGTGCTGCGCCATTTTGCCGTGTACCAAGAGCTGGTTGATGTTGAGGAATGCATTTTTGTGCCGCTTCTGATGACCAATTTCACGCCGCACAATATCAATAAGTGGCGCGATGTGCTGTCCCGTCATATGCTGCCGCTGCATGCCAACACCTATTTGCAACCGCGTATGGCGTTGGGCATGGGGCGCAATCACCCGCTGCTCAAAGCGTTTGACGCAAATGACCGGATTTTGACGAATTATGCGAATGTCGATTTCCCGGCCACCACTTATGACGATGAGAAAATCCGCGATGTCAAAGGCGAACTGACCTTGCGCGTGCATCTGCCGCGCCCGAAAACCCGCTATGACTTTGTCAAATCCGCGCCGGTTATCAGCAAAACCGAGTACCACAAAGAAAGCGATGCCGGCTCGGTTGCGAAAAGCGTTTTCCTCGGCATTTTGACCGGCGGCCTGTCACTGCTGGCGGGCGACGATGGCAGCAAGACCGTCGCCGAGCAAGTCTTGGCGCGCGCCAAGCTGTTTGACGCCTTTATGCAAATGGACGCCAATTTTGAAACGGCGCCGCCGGCCAAGTGCATGCGGGTGGTGAATTTCCGTGCGGTCTCGGTCAAGATCTGGGGCGCGAATGTGTCGATTACGGCGGCGGATTTCTTTGAAGACAGCATTCTGGATCGTCACGCCTGGAAAGCCTACGCCACGATTTTGGGCTATGCCGATCCGATTGACATGCTGGAGTATTACTTCAAGGGCCGCCTGATCGCTGAGTGGGACGGGATTTTCTATCACGACATCGTGCCGGTAGTGTATCGCCGTTTGATTGAACAACTGCATTTGGATTATGTGAATGCGGATTGGACTGCGCTCACCAATTACAAAGGCGGCGAACATTTGATGCGGGTCGCCTTCTCCGGCAGCACCCAATTCAAGCGCAAGCAATTGCCGGATGATATTTTCCTCAAGTGCAATAATGTGGCGATCAAGCAGATTGCCGACCAGATCAAATTTGTGCTCGAAACCGCGCGCATCACCTACGCCACCCAGCACTTCCATGGCGTGTTGTTCAATGGCCGGGTGAATAATGATTTGCTCGACGCCAGCGGCGCCAAGCTGTACATCCCCGAAAGCGAAGACGAAAAGCGCAATCCGAAGAAAGAAGACGCCTACCTGGTGCAAAAACTGGTGGAGCATTTGAACAGCAATCTGGAGCATTACAACAAGGCGCTCTGGTTCAATCTGGATCATGACCGCCGCTTTATGTTGCTGGATGGCTTCCACATTCAGATTTACGACACCAATGGCCAGCCCGCAGGCTATCGCGCCCTGGCTTCTGTGGTGAAAAATCAATTGCTGTCGATCGTCGGCAATTCGCTGGTGTTTCCAGTCGCTGCCGGCTACAAGATCAGCAAGTCGTATATCGTCGAGCACAATGAGCAGGGCGATGAGGAGCATGTGTCCCTGCTGGAACACTATCGGCCGAGCCTGCCGGCTGCGCCGTATCGCATCAGCGTCCCCTCGCGCGGGGTGTTCTTAGAAGCGGTCAAGGGCGTTTGCAATGCCTGCGAACCGGTGGAAGAAAACACTTCGCAGGATTGGACCAAGTTCACCACCGATGAACCGACGCCGATTTTGCCGCTGAGCGCGCCGACGCCCAGCATCACGGATTACAAGCCGAGCTATAAAGATTTTGCCGCGCCGATTGTGAATATTCAAAGCGCGCCCGGCTTGCCCGCGCCGGGGGCCGGCCTGGCCGGTCTTGGCGAGTTGCTGGGCAAAGCCGGCATCTTCAATGACATCACCGGCTTGCAGGGCAATCAGGAAAACGCGCTCAAGACACTGCAATCGAATAATGAAAATGTGCGCGCGCTGGCGGAAACCTCCAAGGGACTGGTCTCGCAAGAGCGCAACACCAGTAATTCCGACAAGATCATGAATGCCTTAAAGAAAGCCAAAGATTCCGGCGGCATCACGCAGCAGGAATATGGCAGTCTGTTGAAGAGCCATTTGCAGCAATTGATTGACGGCGGCGATGGCCAGAAAGCCGAAGCGGAAAAACACAAACCCAGCCTGACCGAGGCAGCCGTCAAAGCCGCCGAGCAGGGCAAGACCGTGAAGGCGCAAAAAGTGGGGCCGGAAGGCGGTGTTGAATCTGTCACCATCGAAGGCGCAGCGCCGGAAAAGGTGCTGGCTGAAGTGAAAGGCGCGATTCCGCTCTTGAAGCAGGAAAACAATATGGCTTGCTGGGCCACGGTGGCGACCATGATGGTGAATTGGCAGAAACAGCAAAGCCTGTCTGTGCCGGAAGTGCTGGCTTCGGCGGGCGCGATTTATCTGCAAAAATTCAATGACAAAAAAGGCTTGAGCGCAGGTGAAAAACCGGCCTTCCTGAATGTCTTGGGTATGCAGGGCGAAGCGCCGGCTTCCTACACCGTGCAGCAATATATTGATTGGGTGAATGCATACGGCCCGCTGTGGGTGACGACCGATTCGTCTGACGCCAGCGGAAAATTCAGCCCGCATGCGCGGATTCTGGTGAAAATTTCCGGTACCGGCGCTGCCGATGGCGTGGGCACGAATTTCACCTTTATTGATCCGGCTTCCGGCAGCAAGACCACCGAGAGCTTCGCCAAATTTGTCGCCGCCTATGAGCAAATGGTGACGGACAATCCTTCCGACAATCTGTTTGTGCAGATCGTGCATTTTGCCTCCAAAGCCGGTGCCGGCAAGCCGGGCGAAGGCGAAGGCGGGCCGGTGGAAGGCGCGGCCAGTGTGGATAAAGATGCGCGCCGCACACCGGCTGAAATCAGCAGCCAATTGTCCAAGTACAGCGGGCATGCGGCCGGGGCCACGGTCAAAATCGTGGCTGATTACGTCAAGTCCAAGCTGGAAAATGTGTGGAATGGCAAGGGCGGCATCATCGGCATGGTGGATCATGGCGAACACCAAAAGCTGGTCGAGTATCTGGGCACGAATGCGGTGCCGGCGACATATTCCAGCGCGGCGGACAAGGCCAAGACGATTGCGGCGGAATCGTTTGCCGCCTGGGACGGCAAAAATCCGGCGACTGATCCCGATCCCTCGACCTGGGCCTATAACCGTTCTTTCAGCGATGGCGGTTTGCCGTATTGCGTGATGCGCTTTTACAAATTGGTGAAGCCGGGTTACGCCAAGGATTATTTCCCCATCCTGGCGCATGAGATCTGTCACTACCTGCTGTTCCAGAGCGAAGCGCTGATTGAAGCGGACACCCGTGATTTCCTGTTTGATGCGAATGTGGCGCAAGCTGACCGCGCCGCCGGCGCAGTGGCGCGCAACCGCTTTATCCAGGAAGTGGTGGGGCGGCGCTTGAATTATCTGGTGCATAAGGAGATTGATGTGCCGGCCACGCCGGACAGCGCGACACCGGCGCAAATCGGCAAGATGGCGGCGGAATGGGCCATGAAGCAGACCAATGGCGTCGATTACTACCAGAAAATTCATGACTTCCTGCAAAAACTGCCAAACGATGCGGCGCGCCGCAATCAGCTCGGCATTTGGCTGCAGAATTTCTGGTCAAAGGTGACGATGTTTGACAACCAGGCTTTCGCCACCAAGCTGGCGGGCGATTTGAATCTGGCTGGCGAATTCCTGAAAAAAGCAGATGACGCCACGTATGCGGCGGAAAAATCTGACGGAATTCATTGA
- a CDS encoding Rrf2 family transcriptional regulator: MLLNHFTDFGLRILMYLARQEQERLVTVAEISGQFGIPHNHLIKVSARLVKLGWVQAQRGRNGGMLLGAPAHLIRMGEVVRALEGHAHLIDCGKPPCPLNQGCGLQMALDAALNAFYAKLDEYTLADMVTKQTGETLLQMRRQFIAIQQAAQ; encoded by the coding sequence ATGTTGCTGAATCACTTCACAGACTTTGGCCTGCGCATCCTGATGTATTTGGCGCGCCAGGAGCAAGAGCGATTGGTGACGGTGGCGGAAATTTCGGGGCAATTCGGAATTCCCCACAATCATTTGATCAAAGTCTCCGCGCGCCTGGTGAAATTGGGCTGGGTGCAAGCCCAGCGCGGCAGAAATGGCGGCATGCTGCTGGGCGCGCCCGCGCATCTGATCCGTATGGGTGAAGTGGTGCGCGCGCTGGAGGGGCATGCGCATTTGATTGATTGTGGCAAACCGCCCTGTCCCCTGAATCAGGGTTGCGGATTGCAAATGGCTTTGGATGCAGCGCTCAATGCCTTTTACGCCAAGCTGGATGAATACACCCTGGCGGATATGGTGACCAAACAGACGGGCGAAACCCTGTTGCAGATGCGCCGCCAATTCATCGCGATTCAACAAGCAGCACAATAA
- a CDS encoding globin domain-containing protein produces the protein MLSSQSRPLIAASVPVLREHGAAISQCFYRNMLTEHSELKHLFNLGNQANGSQQQALAAAVFAYAANIDNRQALAPVLERIAHKHAAVGIKASHYSIVGRHLLGAIQEVLGAAASPALLAAWDEAYWLLAAELTSAEAALYRASGAGPGEWQSVRVCKLERESEDVLSFYLQSADGASPGPFAPGQYISVLTQPGEWRQMRQYSLSDAPQCNYWRISVKREPAQAAQPAGLVSNWLHEHVQAGSVLQVSRAYGEFQPLAQRTRPMVLLSAGIGVTPMMAVLNSLRRQDPQRALLFLHAARDGAHHALQADLSRALEAMPHLRSLVAYETPREQDVAGMHYQHSGQLELRKILRPADLEADFWLCGPLGFMRAQWRSLIELGVAPQRIRREVFGPEMLEQLL, from the coding sequence ATGTTATCGTCTCAATCCCGCCCATTGATCGCCGCCAGCGTACCGGTTTTGCGTGAGCACGGGGCCGCCATTTCGCAATGTTTTTACCGCAATATGCTGACTGAGCACAGCGAGCTGAAACACCTGTTCAATCTGGGTAATCAAGCGAATGGCAGCCAGCAACAAGCCTTGGCGGCGGCGGTGTTTGCGTATGCCGCGAATATCGATAACCGCCAGGCGCTGGCCCCTGTGCTGGAGCGCATCGCGCATAAACACGCCGCAGTTGGCATCAAAGCTTCGCACTACAGCATTGTGGGCCGGCATTTGCTGGGCGCGATTCAAGAGGTGTTGGGGGCCGCCGCCAGTCCGGCGCTGCTGGCGGCCTGGGATGAGGCGTATTGGCTGTTAGCGGCAGAACTCACCAGTGCCGAAGCCGCTTTGTACCGCGCCAGCGGGGCCGGTCCGGGCGAATGGCAAAGCGTGCGCGTGTGCAAGCTTGAACGTGAGAGTGAGGATGTGCTGTCGTTTTATCTGCAAAGCGCGGATGGCGCCAGCCCCGGCCCCTTTGCGCCGGGACAGTATATTTCTGTGCTGACGCAGCCGGGGGAATGGCGGCAAATGCGGCAATACAGCCTGTCGGATGCGCCGCAATGCAATTACTGGCGCATCAGCGTCAAGCGCGAGCCGGCGCAAGCAGCGCAGCCGGCGGGACTGGTTTCAAACTGGCTGCATGAGCATGTGCAAGCCGGCAGCGTGCTGCAAGTCAGCCGCGCGTATGGCGAATTTCAACCCTTAGCGCAGCGCACCCGGCCCATGGTTTTGCTGTCTGCCGGGATAGGCGTCACACCCATGATGGCGGTGTTAAACAGCTTGCGCCGGCAAGATCCGCAACGCGCGCTGCTGTTTTTACACGCGGCGCGCGACGGCGCGCACCACGCCCTGCAAGCTGATCTGTCCCGCGCTTTGGAAGCGATGCCGCATTTGCGCAGCCTGGTGGCGTATGAAACGCCGCGCGAACAGGATGTGGCCGGCATGCACTATCAGCACAGCGGGCAGCTGGAGTTGCGCAAGATATTGCGTCCCGCGGATCTGGAAGCCGATTTCTGGCTGTGCGGCCCACTCGGCTTCATGCGCGCGCAATGGCGCAGCCTGATCGAACTGGGCGTTGCGCCGCAGCGCATCCGGCGCGAAGTATTCGGGCCGGAGATGTTGGAGCAGCTGCTCTGA